Part of the Lysobacter enzymogenes genome is shown below.
CGCTTCGATCCTGTGCGGCTGTCGCCGGCCGCTTTGCGGGTCCGCCGCGCAAATCACGCTTGCGCACCCACCTCATCGAAATCGTCCCGCTTACGACACCATGCGATCCAATGCAACGTGCCGCACTACCCGGAGCGGCCATGTTTCGATCGGTCTCGTCAACTCAAGCGAAAGCACTCTGGTTTTGCATCCATTTCATGCTTACGACTAAACCTTTAGACACACTTTTCGAAGATCTCCACTTCTAATAAGAAAAGCCCTCCTTTCGGAGGGCCTTTTTTTTGTTAGCTACTTCAACCAAGAATTCGGTCGAGCGCCGAATCTTAGCGGTTCGGCGCCGTCCTCAGAACTTGTAGCCCACGGTAAAGCTATAGCTGCGCCCGAAGATACTCGCGTAATCCGGCGAATCCCCCAGGAAGCTGTTCGGATCGTAGAACGGCAACCGATCGAACAGGTTCTTGACCGTCACGCCGACGTTGATCTTGTCGGTCGGCCGCCAGTTCAAACTCAGGTTCGCCGTCCACCACGACGGCGCGCCGTCGCACTGCGGCTTGGGCACCGGCAGGTAGCCGGCGGTGCAGGTCTGTTCGTTGTTGTCGACTTCGTCGACGCGCTCGCGCGCCCACTTGGTGCCGCCGACGTAGTTGACGAAGACGCTGGTGGTGAACTTCTGATAATTCCAGTCGGCGTTGATCGTCGCGCGCAGGCGCGGGTTGTTGTAGTAGCCGACGGTGTCGCCGTAGAACCAGCCGCTTTCGTCGTCGAGGTAGGAGCGGTTGCGGTTGGCGAGGGTCGCGGCCAGGCCGATGTTGAGGTTGCCCCACTCGCCCAGCGAGAAGCGGCTGCGCGCGTCGATGTCGAAGCCGTCGATCAGGGTGCGGCCGCGGTTCTTGTACTGGCCGACCACGCTGGCGACGTTGCCGGCGCTGTAGCCCGGCAGCGTGCCCGGGCAGGTCACGCCGCTGGCGGGGTCGGCGCACATCGCCGCCAGCGCCGCGACCGCGGCGCGGTCGGAGTCGGTGATCGGCGAGCGGATCAGTTCCGAGATGTCCTGGATCTTGCTGAAGTCCGGCGCGGAGATTTCGTTGCGGCGGTAGACGAACCAGTAGTCGGCCGACACCGACAGCCAGTCCAGCGGCTCGAACACGAAGCCCAGGGTGGCGATCTTGGCCTTCTCCGGTTTGAGCTCCTGGTTCGGCTGGGTCATGCGCGCGACGGTGCGGCTGCAATCGACGTTGAGCAGCGAGTTGCCGAGATCGACGTCGCCTGCGCGGCGCGACTGGCGCAGCAGGTTGGCGATGGCGTTGGTCTCGCTGCAACGCTGTTCGTCGCGGAAGCCGCCGAGCTGGGCGAACACGCCGCCGGTGCCGGCCTCGGCCAGGCTCGGCGCGCGGAAGCCTTCCGAGTAGGTGCCGCGCAGCATCAGCTGCGGCAGCACCTGGTACTTCAGGCCGATCTTCGGCGCCACGTTGGCGTTGAAGTTCGGGTACTTGTCCACGCGCAGCGCGGCGTCGAGTTCGAGCTTGTCGGTCAGCGGCGCCACGGTCTCGGCGAACAGCGCGTAGGTGTTGCGCTTGCCGTCGAACCACGAGCCGCCCTGCTGGGTGATCAGGCCGCGCGCGGCGTCTTCGTTGCCCGGGGTGTAGAAGGTCTCGCGGCTGATGTTGAAGCCGAACGCGGCGCGCATCTCACCGCCCTTGAGCTGGGCGATCGGCCCTTCGATCTTGCCGTCGAGGGTGTGCAGGCGGGTCCAGGACTGGATGTCGAAGGTCGGGTAGGCCTCGCGCAGCAGCTTCGAGTTGGCTTCGCTGATCTCGCCGAACTTGTACGCCGGGTGGTCGGAGATGATGACCCGGCCGGTGCCCGGATCGACGGTGAACGGTCCGAACGCCCTGCGGAAACCGTCGAGGTTGACGTTGATGGTCTGGTAGGTGGTCGAATGGGTGCCGGCGGTGGCGAACGCGGTTTCCCAGTTCCAGTCGCCGAAGCTGCCGCGCAGCCCGGTCAGCGCGCGGTAGCTCTTGTCGGTGTTGCGCTGGCCGAAGTAGTCGCTGCCGGCGTCCTGCAACAGGTACTGCAGGCCGACCACGCCGCCCATCATCGCGCGCAGCTCGGGGCTGGCGTGGTTGTACTCGTTGTTCGGGCCGAGGAAGGGATACAGGAACTGGTTGACGGTCGCGCCGGTGTCGCGCGAGAACCAGCTGGTCGGGTTGCCGGTGGTGGTGCTGAACGCGCGCGGGGTGCCGCCGTTGGCGCGCAGGTCGATGTCGGTGTAGGTCAGCTCGGTGAACGACTCGGTGTTCTCGCCGATCAGGAAATGCGCGTTGACGTAGCCGGTCATGCGCTCGGTCTGCGCGCCGGCGTCGATCTCGTTGTTCATCCAGGTCTGCCAGATGCAGCGCGGGCCGGCGGCTTCGCCGGTCAGCACGTTCTTGCAGCCCGGCGCGGCTTCCTGCACGCGCGCGCCGGTTCGCGGATCGAAGGCGAAGTAGGTGCCGGGGTTGAATTCGCCCGGCTTGCTGCCGGTGCCCAGGCGCAGGTTCTTGAGGTAGTTCGGATTGTTGATGTAGTACTGGTTCGGCCGCTTGTCGTAGAAATCGCTCAGCGGGATCGCGTCGCGGCGATAGAAATTGAAGGTGCCGTAGACGTTGAAGCGGTCCTTGTCGAGATCGCCGAAGCCGGCGGTGACGCTGGCCTGGTGCTCGCCGTAGGAATCGATGCGCGAGGACATGTCGGTGGTCGCGGTGACCTCGGCGCCCTGGTAGTTGCGCTTGGTGATGACGTTGATGACGCCGGCCATCGCGTCGGTGCCGTACACCGCCGAGGCGCCGTCGGTCAGCACTTCCATGCGGTCGATCGCCGCGGCCGGGATCGAGTCGATGTTGACGAACTGGGTCTGGAACCCGGCCGGCGCGCCGTAGTACGACAGGCGGCGGCCGTTGAGCAGGACCAGGGTCGCCTGCGCGCCGAGGCCGCGCAGGTTGGCCTGCGAGGCGCCGTCGGAGCCGGTGAACAGCGAGCGCGAATCCTGCTGCGCCGGACGCGCGGCCGGCAGGTTGTCGAGCACCTGCAACAGCGTGCGCGCGCCCATGTTCTCGATGTCCTGCTTGCTGATGACCTGCACGGGCGAGGCGGTTTCCACATCCGAGCGGCGGATGTTGGAACCGGTCACTTCCACCCGCGACAGTTCGGTGGTCTTGCCCTCGGCCTTGTCGCCCGGCGCGTCCTGCGCGGCGGCGAGCGGGAGGTGGCCGAGCAGCGCGGCGGCCAGCGCCAGCGACAGCGGAGCGACGGGAATGCGGGCGTTGCGACAGGAAACGGGGCGGTGGGCGCGGTGATCGCGCGGGCGGCGGCGGGCGGACGACATCGGAACTCTCCTGGCAGGATCTGCGGCGCGGATGGCGGAAAGAGGCAACAGCGATCCCGGGCCGCGGCCGGTCGGCCGCAGTCGGTATGGGCGGGGGGAGGAGCGGTGTTACGTGGCGAGTGCGGTCATGGCGCGAGGATGCTGGCGGTATCGCCCTCCTGGCCGATCAGCGCGGCGTTGGCCCAGTTGGCGCAGACCTGGGCGGGTTGGTCGCCCTGCGCGCCGAGCGTGCGCAGGCTCAGGCGGGACAGGCCGCGGATGTCGAGTTCCGGCTTGACCACGCCGGGCGCCTTGACCAGACCGCTGTCGTAGAGCAGGCGGCCGTCGCCCCAGACCTGGAATTGCAGGCCGCCGGCGGCGCGGCAGGCGTCGTCGACGCCGAGGTCGGCGCGCAGCAGACGCCACTGGCCGCGCAGGTCGACCTCGATGCGGCTGGCCGGACCGACGCCGAGGCCGCGGCGGAACAGCAAGCCGTTCATGCGCAGCGCGCCGTCGCCGCGGAACGCGCGGTCGGCGCGCGCCTGGGTGGCCAGGGCGGCCGGCAACGGCAGCTCGGAGAGATAGCGTTGCTGTGCCGGGCGCTCCGGTTCTTGATGTTCGAGGATGTGGAAGCTCGACAAGGCGATCGGGCCGACATCGCGCGGCTGCAGCGCATCGACCGCGCGCGCCGCGCCCGCTTGTGCAGCGATGACCATCGGATCGCTAGCCGAAGCGCCGTCGCCTTCGGGGTTCTGCACGCTGAGCACGCGGAAGCGCAGCAGGCGGCCGGCGCGCGCCGGGAAGTCGATGCGCTGGGTCTCCTGTTTCAGCTGCAGGCGGCCGCGCGCGACCGGTTCGCCCCACTCGCCGTTGCTGTCGCCGAGGTACACCTCGTAATCGCGCACCTGGCCGTGCTTCCAGTTCTTGTCGTTGCGCGGCGCCAGCTCGATGCCGTCGATCAGCTTGCGTTCGCCGAAGCCGATCGTCCATTCGTGCGCGCCGGTGCGGATCGCCTGATTGCGCACGCTGCGGAACCAGGTCTGCGGATCGTCGTCGAACGCGTTTTCCAGGGCGTGCCCAGGTTCTTCGGCCGGACGGTTGACCACCAGCAGGCTGTCGGCCGGCAAGGCGCGGCCCAGCGCCGGCGCGGCCGGATACGCATCGTCGGCGGGCGCCGCGGCGACGGCGAAGTCGAGCGCGAAACTCAGCGGCTTGCGGATGTCCGCCGCGGCGCTGCGCACGTGCACGCTGCCCTTGCGCTCGGCCGGATCGAAGTACCAGCCTTCCGCCGCGGCTTGCAGCGCGGCCGCATCCTTCAGTTGCGGCAGCGCGCGGCCGTCCAGCGACACCGAACGCGGCGCCTGCCGGCTCAGCACGCGCAGCGCGTAACGGCGCTGCGGCAACTGGCCTTGGTACTGGCCCTGCACCGCGTCGATCGCCACCGTCACCGGGCCGCTGCCGGCCGCCGGTGCGCTCATGCGCACCTGCTGGGTGCTCGACTCGCCTTGC
Proteins encoded:
- a CDS encoding TonB-dependent receptor plug domain-containing protein; translation: MSSARRRPRDHRAHRPVSCRNARIPVAPLSLALAAALLGHLPLAAAQDAPGDKAEGKTTELSRVEVTGSNIRRSDVETASPVQVISKQDIENMGARTLLQVLDNLPAARPAQQDSRSLFTGSDGASQANLRGLGAQATLVLLNGRRLSYYGAPAGFQTQFVNIDSIPAAAIDRMEVLTDGASAVYGTDAMAGVINVITKRNYQGAEVTATTDMSSRIDSYGEHQASVTAGFGDLDKDRFNVYGTFNFYRRDAIPLSDFYDKRPNQYYINNPNYLKNLRLGTGSKPGEFNPGTYFAFDPRTGARVQEAAPGCKNVLTGEAAGPRCIWQTWMNNEIDAGAQTERMTGYVNAHFLIGENTESFTELTYTDIDLRANGGTPRAFSTTTGNPTSWFSRDTGATVNQFLYPFLGPNNEYNHASPELRAMMGGVVGLQYLLQDAGSDYFGQRNTDKSYRALTGLRGSFGDWNWETAFATAGTHSTTYQTINVNLDGFRRAFGPFTVDPGTGRVIISDHPAYKFGEISEANSKLLREAYPTFDIQSWTRLHTLDGKIEGPIAQLKGGEMRAAFGFNISRETFYTPGNEDAARGLITQQGGSWFDGKRNTYALFAETVAPLTDKLELDAALRVDKYPNFNANVAPKIGLKYQVLPQLMLRGTYSEGFRAPSLAEAGTGGVFAQLGGFRDEQRCSETNAIANLLRQSRRAGDVDLGNSLLNVDCSRTVARMTQPNQELKPEKAKIATLGFVFEPLDWLSVSADYWFVYRRNEISAPDFSKIQDISELIRSPITDSDRAAVAALAAMCADPASGVTCPGTLPGYSAGNVASVVGQYKNRGRTLIDGFDIDARSRFSLGEWGNLNIGLAATLANRNRSYLDDESGWFYGDTVGYYNNPRLRATINADWNYQKFTTSVFVNYVGGTKWARERVDEVDNNEQTCTAGYLPVPKPQCDGAPSWWTANLSLNWRPTDKINVGVTVKNLFDRLPFYDPNSFLGDSPDYASIFGRSYSFTVGYKF